catgttgtagtacgatgtgtgatgttctctaaatgtatgttataatccacatgttgtagtacgatgtgtgatgatccctacatgtatgttataatccacatgttgtagtacgatgtgtgatggtccctaaatgtatgttataatccacatgttgtagtacgatgtgtgatggtccctaaatgtatgttataatccacatgttgtagtacgatgtgtgatggtccctaaatgtatgttataatccacatgttgtagtacgatgtgtgatggtccctaaatgtatgttataatccacatgttgtagtacggtGTGTGAGGTCcctaaatatatgttataatccacatgttgtagtacgatgtgtgatggtccttaaatgtatgttataatccacatgttgtagtacgatgtgtgatggtccctaaatgtatgttataatccacatgttgaagtacgatgtgtgatggtccctaaatgtatgttataatccacatgttgtagtacgatgtgtgatggtcccaaaatgtatgttataatccacatgttgtagtacgatgtgtgatggtccttaaatgtatgttataatccacatgttgtagtacgatgtgtgatggtccttaaatgtatgttataatccacatgttgtagtacgatgtgtgatggtccttaaatgtatgttataatccacatgttgtagtacgatgtgtgatggtccctaattgatgttataatccacatgttgtagtacgatgtgtgatggtccctaaatgtaggttataatccacatgttgtagtacgatgtgtgatggtccctaaatgtaggttataatccacatgtggtagtacgatgtgtgatggtccctaaatgtaggttataatccacatgttgtagtacggtGTGTGATGGttcctaaatgtatgttataatccacatgttgtagtacgatgtgtgatggtccctaaatgtatgttataatccacatgttgtagtaccatgtgtgatggtccctaattgtatgttatattccacatgttgtagtacggtgtgtgatggtccctaaatgtatgttataatccacatgttgtagtacgatgtttgatggtccctaaatgtatgttataatccacatgttgtagtacgatgtgtgatggtcactaaatgtatgttataatccacatgttgtagtacgatgtgtgatggtccctaaatgtatgttataatccacatgttgtagtacgatgtgtgatggtccctaaatgtatgttataatccatccacatgttgtagtacgatgtgtgatgttctataaatgtatgttataatccacatgttgtagtacgatgtgtgatggtccctaaatgtatgttataatccacatgttgtagtacgatgtgtgatggtccctaaatgtatgttataatccacatgttgtagtacgatgtgtgatgatccctaactgtatgttataatccacatgttgtagtacgatgtgtgatggtccctaaatgtatgttataatccacatattgtagtacgatgtgtgacggtccctaaatgtatgttataatccacatgttgtagtacgatgtgtgatggttcctaaatgtatgttataatccacatgttgtagtacgatgtgtgatggttcctaaatgtatgttataatccacatgttgtagtacgatgtgtgatggtccctaaatgtatgttataatccacatgttgtagtacggtgtgtgaggtccataaatgtatgttataatccacatgttgtagtacgatgtgtaatggtccctaaatgtatgttataatccacatgttgtagtacgatgtgtgatggttcctaaatgtatgttataatccacatgttgtagtacgatgtgtgatgaGCGTGATGGTTTCAATTCCTAGAAGTGTATTCGCGTGCAGCGAATAGAAACACGACGTTACATTTGCCATTTTTTTCGTATTCATGACGTTTCGTTGACAAATTTATTATTTGTGATGTTTGGAAATGAAGTCTGATACATGACAAGATTTAGAGTGATAATGATAACTTGATTCTGTTTTCTGTTTCAGGAGCGTTGTCGGACAACAGCGGCAACTACAATGTGGCATTCTACTTCGGTGGCATCACTATTGTACTAGGAGGCTTAATTTGTCTGCCACTCAGACGGATTTCAAACTGGGAACAAAGTCGGAGAAATGATTTCAACTTATGGGATACATATAACGGTGATGAGAAAAACAAAAGgcctgatgtaaaaatagtgTCTGCCAAAAAGGCATTATCCATATACACAATATCAAGAGATAGGAGCTGAACTCTTTTTTCTTCTTGGTTTTCACCAAACAGTATTTTACTAACTGTCATCATGTCAAAATGGTGCTTAGATGATACTCCAATAACTATTACTCGGAAACTCGGCCGTTTCATCAGAGGAATTctatctgttgtatattttgttgtaagGAAACGGGGATTTGATTTTCCAATGTAGACTGGGTGAGAAATAAGGCCCTCTTCGCTTAATACCTATATGTTCTCGTGCCCGCACGTGGCCTAGACTAATATACCCGTGTATTATGCTCTCATGCATCATCTATGCACATGTCACGCATCTCACACGGACCACATGCAAGCACCACGCGAAAGTCGCCAAAAGATCGACTCGCCTGCAGAAATATCCTGGTGTGCAGCAAAACCCTTATACGCACAAAGCCCGCAAAGCCTGTTTGGAATGGTGTGACCGGGCCTTCAATAGTTCTCTTACTGCATAGACACACAATGACAGTGTATTTATTTGTGAAATAGATCATCAACAACAAGTTTGCGTCCCAATTTCTCTTCATCACATGAGTACCTGTCACTCTTGGTTGATTTCACTCAATATAAATCCTAATTGTAGCCTGTATGTCGGGTTTTAGTTCATACCAGTCCTGgtgtgaaatatacatatacatgtttatttgacgttcttttgaaatcagatttttattttttattttttttttcggccTCCGTCATTTGccaggtacatttgtataaacacTTTAAGCTCCTAGTATTACTGACGACTAgatgcagtttaattcatttttggatcTGCAACACTGGATTTGTATGGAAAAGTGCTAAAAATATCATGTGTCTTCAGAACAGATATTAAAAATGATACCTGTACACCCCGTCCTCATTGGTTGAAGGTCAATGCCGCCCATAACAGTATACTATAAATGTCTCGTTTTTAAGCAGTTGGGCTTGTCTTCCTGCCTCACAAAATAGGATGCAAATTCAATAGGATTTCGGAGACAGGCGAGGACCACATCGTCCAGACATTGTTTACCTTTTAAGTGCATTGTGGtattatgttattatgttaatgatttattttaaaataatttcaattactTGGCTATTGTGAAGTTTTAGATTGTGATATCTTTATTAAACTGTAACATGTAATTCAAAATCATGAGGTAATGACAAAGTAACCTGTTTTGAGAGTGATATGTCTATTATAGACATTGCTTGCCTTCCACGTAACACTCAGGATCAGTAACACGAAATATTTTAatcaacaatacatacaattttaattagcaataattcatcaattaattaacaaaatatcagAACAGTTAAAGGCCATCGGTCTTTACACAATGTCGTACGTATACAGGAGCGTTAATGATTTGTTTGTGTAATATCTGCAGAGTAAGTTGATAGTTATCTTCCAAACAATTTTTCTGTGTCCAAAGCGTGCTGCCCAATATCAACATGCAAAAGATAATTATCAGGAGAGACAACTTAGTGGtttaaaaaaatagttaaaatgATGTGATTGCTAAAACTAAAAAAGTGTTAATTTTCAGGAATCGTGAGAATCAATAGAGACGATATGTAGTGATAGACAGTCCCAGTCGGTTATAGTTATTGTGTGGAAAGACTTAATGTTGACTTTGTTATATGTTCATTTCACGTTATTTTCCATAAGTGCCATAAGTATGATTCAATATATTCAGTCTCTTTgtgttgatttatttttttatttattttttttgtaattaagtgACGCATTAAAACGACAAGTATACCTGTAGATGTTGTTACAAAATGTTTTCTGCTACATGTGTAGTTTCTaattgttaataaataattGTATTGTTAATCTCGACTAGCGGTTTGTTATCATGTGTAAACTTTATCTGCCGTCTGCTACAGCACTGCACTGTCTCTTTGAGGTCTGGTTTACATGTGTCACATTTAATGGCCTAATCGGGGTCAAACACGTGCATCAGGGGTCCAGGTATCAAGTGTGGATAGGCTGAGTTGCCATATACCTCAGTTGGTAGGAACCGAGTCATATTCTCTGTTAATGTCATCGCTATACAATAAagataagggagataactcgggTAGATTAGAGTATCAAAAACCAGAAAAAAAGACGGAATAGAAAGTAGTCTCCCCTCATTATGTCACAACTCTGCCCTAGAAATTGATACCTTCCCTCCATGATGTGAATTTCCTGGTGTGTATGCTGTACCTTCCCTCCAGGGTGTGAATCCCCTGGTGTGTATGCTGTACCTTCCTCCCATCATGTGAATCCCCTGGTGTGTATGTGGAACCTTCCCTCAATGATGTGAATCCCCTGGTGTGTATGAGGTACCTTCCCTCAATGATGTGAATCCCCTGGTGTGTATGAGGTACCTTCCCTCAATGATGTGAATCCCCTGGTGTGTATACGGTACCTTCCCCCACGATGTGAACCCCCTGGTGTGTATGCAGTACCTTTCCTCCCGATGTGAATCCCCTGGTGTGTATAAGGTACCTTCCCTCCATGGTATGAATCCCTTTGTGTGTCATTTTACTGAACCAATAAACAATTGATCTACTTAAGATATCGTATTCTCTTCACGCAGTGGTTCTAGCCTTGTCTGTCAAAATACATCCATTATATTCAAGGTTTATTGCTCAATTGACCTGGTGAAACGACCCAAAATCAAGAAACTCAATTGTCAAAAGACCGGTTAAGATTTCTCGCTCTTAAGGTTCTGATTATATAGATAAACTACATTTCTTAAATTAGTATAGGATTCACTATTATACATCAGATTTGAAAGTTTCGTTGGTCGTCTGAAATTATACACAGTTTTGtaagtacatatacattgtatatgtttaaattattgCATCActtaacacagacatacacCAATAATTTTTATAACA
This genomic interval from Pecten maximus unplaced genomic scaffold, xPecMax1.1, whole genome shotgun sequence contains the following:
- the LOC117320898 gene encoding monocarboxylate transporter 10-like, which codes for MGLSTLVGSPLAGALSDNSGNYNVAFYFGGITIVLGGLICLPLRRISNWEQSRRNDFNLWDTYNGDEKNKRPDVKIVSAKKALSIYTISRDRS